One stretch of Nocardioides perillae DNA includes these proteins:
- a CDS encoding endonuclease/exonuclease/phosphatase family protein codes for MQSVGQSAGTSARQLAVLLTALPALVLTGLAVVLAPGGPAGAATTGGAATGAATTGDGDACAAVVAVVADGSGERPAAGAAAGATPTVLLRALAGALAERHGARLDVRRVGGRTLPVTALLGGRVRAGRVDRQASAARVRRWREGTDRTTTALVATTRALAGDRGCPDRRVLLVGHAQGAGAAHRALLRLSGTTAARQVVGAVLVADPDRRRGTRALRRGAPAAPAAARGVVTRRLAPARDVPGPTARTAAWSVCAARDLVCDLSAVGARRAVAAHRSYATGAGAAALRAVAREVVARLPRTAEPTPTPTPTPTPTPTPTPTPTPTPTPPAATGRLVTAGAQASCAVDAAGAATCWGRGRWGQLGDGTTQDRLRPVAVQAPADGAGWRALSTSGGSTCGTRSTGTLWCWGRGDDGQLGLGDRADRSTPVQVGTATDWADVSVGWFHTCGVRTTGLLRCWGLGHRGQLGVGDTRTRSTPVRVGTGTWRSVAVGGFHTCAVRTDETLWCWGHDATGQLGVAGHHDRLAPVQVAPERRWRSVSAGWSQTCAVASDATAWCWGLGERGRLGDGTTARRDAPSRVLDPVAAGGSPAWTQVAVGDGHACGLTTDGALHCWGSARWGQVGDGERGLRLRPTTVGGGPWSALAVGWGHTCAQRPGGLACWGDGEGGQLGLGDRADRTSPGAPPEPDPATPTAPADPAEPTDPTAPAELTLTTFNVLGSQHTAPGGSAPRYAPGRVRTEWAADLVLATGSDVVGMQEVQADQVATLRRVLGEAWESWPGDALGRRGVPTTMMWRTDRLEATWRGSITIPFVDEERPQPVVRLRERATGRELYVLNVHNSPRGAQGREDERDRATAIEVAEVQRLRAEGLPVVLLGDLNEKEEVFCRVTGETDLVAAQGGSNDAAGCRPPSPMRVDWIFASTDLAPSGFRLDDTPRARRITDHAVLSTRVTLPAVP; via the coding sequence GTGCAGTCGGTGGGGCAGTCGGCGGGGACGTCGGCGCGACAGCTCGCCGTCCTGCTGACGGCGCTGCCGGCGCTCGTGCTGACCGGGCTCGCGGTGGTGCTCGCCCCCGGCGGGCCCGCCGGCGCCGCCACGACCGGAGGGGCCGCGACCGGCGCCGCCACGACCGGGGACGGCGACGCCTGTGCCGCGGTCGTCGCAGTGGTGGCCGACGGCTCGGGTGAGCGACCCGCGGCCGGCGCCGCGGCAGGGGCGACGCCGACGGTGCTGCTGCGCGCACTCGCGGGAGCGCTTGCCGAGCGCCACGGTGCCCGGCTCGACGTACGCCGCGTCGGCGGCCGCACGCTCCCCGTCACCGCCCTGCTCGGCGGCCGGGTGCGGGCGGGCCGGGTGGACCGCCAGGCCAGCGCGGCCCGCGTGCGTCGCTGGCGCGAGGGCACCGACCGCACGACCACGGCGCTCGTCGCCACCACCCGCGCGCTCGCCGGCGACCGGGGGTGCCCCGACCGGCGCGTGCTCCTCGTGGGGCACGCCCAGGGGGCGGGCGCGGCCCACCGCGCCCTGCTCCGCCTCTCCGGCACCACCGCCGCCCGGCAGGTCGTCGGCGCGGTGCTGGTGGCCGACCCCGACCGGCGGCGCGGCACGCGGGCGCTGCGCCGCGGCGCGCCCGCGGCCCCAGCCGCCGCCCGCGGTGTCGTCACCCGCCGCCTCGCCCCGGCCCGCGACGTGCCGGGCCCCACAGCGCGCACGGCCGCCTGGAGCGTCTGCGCCGCCCGAGACCTGGTCTGCGACCTGAGCGCCGTGGGCGCCCGCCGAGCCGTCGCGGCCCACCGCTCCTACGCCACCGGGGCCGGGGCGGCGGCCCTGCGCGCCGTGGCGCGCGAGGTGGTCGCGCGGTTGCCGCGCACCGCCGAGCCGACCCCGACGCCCACCCCGACGCCCACCCCGACGCCCACCCCGACGCCCACCCCGACGCCCACCCCGACGCCGCCCGCGGCGACCGGGCGGCTCGTCACCGCGGGCGCCCAGGCGTCCTGCGCCGTGGACGCCGCCGGGGCGGCCACCTGCTGGGGGCGGGGACGGTGGGGCCAGCTCGGCGACGGCACGACCCAGGACCGGCTGCGCCCCGTCGCGGTGCAGGCCCCGGCCGACGGCGCCGGCTGGCGGGCGCTGTCGACCAGCGGCGGCAGCACCTGCGGCACCCGCTCGACCGGCACCCTGTGGTGCTGGGGCCGTGGCGACGACGGCCAGCTCGGCCTCGGCGACCGCGCCGACCGGTCGACGCCGGTGCAGGTCGGCACCGCGACGGACTGGGCGGACGTGTCGGTCGGCTGGTTCCACACCTGCGGCGTGCGCACCACCGGCCTGCTGCGCTGCTGGGGACTCGGCCACCGCGGCCAGCTCGGCGTCGGCGACACCCGCACGCGGAGCACGCCCGTGCGCGTCGGCACGGGCACCTGGCGCAGCGTCGCCGTCGGCGGCTTCCACACCTGCGCCGTGCGCACCGACGAGACCCTCTGGTGCTGGGGGCACGACGCCACCGGCCAGCTCGGCGTCGCCGGCCACCACGACCGGCTCGCCCCCGTCCAGGTCGCGCCCGAGCGCCGCTGGCGCTCGGTCTCGGCCGGGTGGAGCCAGACGTGCGCAGTCGCGAGCGACGCCACCGCCTGGTGCTGGGGGCTGGGAGAGCGGGGTCGGCTCGGTGACGGCACCACCGCCCGGCGCGACGCGCCCAGCCGGGTGCTGGACCCCGTCGCGGCGGGCGGGTCACCCGCCTGGACGCAGGTCGCCGTCGGCGACGGCCACGCGTGCGGGCTGACCACCGACGGCGCGCTGCACTGCTGGGGCAGCGCCCGCTGGGGCCAGGTCGGCGACGGCGAGCGCGGGCTGCGGCTGCGGCCCACCACCGTCGGCGGCGGCCCGTGGAGCGCCCTGGCCGTCGGGTGGGGCCACACCTGTGCCCAGCGCCCCGGCGGCCTCGCCTGCTGGGGTGACGGCGAGGGCGGCCAGCTCGGCCTCGGCGACCGCGCCGACCGCACGTCCCCCGGCGCCCCGCCCGAGCCGGACCCGGCCACCCCGACCGCTCCGGCCGACCCTGCCGAACCGACCGATCCGACCGCGCCGGCCGAGCTGACCCTCACCACCTTCAACGTGCTGGGCAGCCAGCACACGGCGCCCGGCGGGTCCGCGCCGCGCTACGCCCCGGGTCGCGTGCGCACCGAGTGGGCCGCCGACCTCGTGCTCGCGACCGGCTCCGACGTCGTCGGGATGCAGGAGGTGCAGGCCGACCAGGTCGCCACCCTGCGGCGCGTGCTGGGCGAGGCCTGGGAGTCCTGGCCCGGCGACGCGCTCGGCCGCCGCGGCGTGCCGACCACGATGATGTGGCGCACCGACCGGCTCGAGGCCACCTGGCGTGGCTCGATCACCATCCCCTTCGTCGACGAGGAGCGCCCGCAGCCCGTCGTGCGCCTGCGCGAGCGGGCCACCGGCCGCGAGCTCTACGTGCTCAACGTCCACAACTCCCCGCGCGGCGCCCAGGGACGCGAGGACGAGCGCGACCGCGCCACCGCCATCGAGGTCGCCGAGGTGCAGCGCCTGCGCGCCGAGGGGCTGCCGGTCGTCCTCCTCGGGGACCTCAACGAGAAGGAGGAGGTCTTCTGCCGGGTCACCGGCGAGACCGACCTCGTCGCGGCGCAGGGCGGCAGCAACGACGCGGCCGGGTGCCGCCCGCCCAGCCCGATGCGGGTCGACTGGATCTTCGCCTCGACCGACCTCGCGCCGAGCGGCTTCCGGCTCGACGACACCCCTCGCGCGCGGCGCATCACCGACCACGCCGTGCTCTCGACCCGCGTGACCCTGCCCGCCGTGCCCTAG
- a CDS encoding class I SAM-dependent methyltransferase, with protein MPDPTTGPFGVDDEGVRVPADFDGSVDVLFDDHHAWSFTVHRGDDRAPAPGGSALVGWPPRMRGWLQGRAEVRLLDAGGDDAERDELWRGEVALGSGEGRIAFVDRQGIPVMIDKWGLLQRPFSGRGRGVVDHMVDVTEQILQVMRDDCGLEAWIAFGTLLGAAREGGVIGHDSDIDLAYLSHRTTPAEMVGELYDVTRALRAAGLEVLAKSGSFVTVLFTAPDGGQGSIDVYTCFYVGDLLHETATVRQVVPLTAIEPLGQLEFEGRLLPAPADPDRMLQVSYGPSWRVPDPSFQHTPGPEVTDRFHDWFGSLMRQRRDWERALASGAAEAAREAEPSAYAAWVLERTAPDDRLVEVGCGSMADALALARAGRSVLALDYARYGMRPAARAARQEGLDLRFSRMNLYDRRDVLTQAALVARDRRSPGRAVLARELLEALDPDGVEAFWRFTAMVLRPGGRLLLESTSARPAALAERRAELGGGRLRALDPRRVEADAVAAGGRVVTREGVLDAAAALAGGPPARWRMVVEWDAPPSSRGATATGAPQRAVTEGRSTT; from the coding sequence GTGCCCGACCCGACCACCGGCCCCTTCGGGGTCGACGACGAGGGCGTGCGGGTGCCCGCGGACTTCGACGGCTCGGTCGACGTGCTCTTCGACGACCACCACGCCTGGTCCTTCACCGTGCACCGCGGCGACGACCGCGCCCCGGCGCCCGGCGGCAGCGCGCTCGTGGGGTGGCCGCCGCGGATGCGCGGGTGGCTGCAGGGCCGGGCCGAGGTGCGCCTGCTCGACGCCGGCGGCGACGACGCCGAGCGCGACGAGCTGTGGCGCGGCGAGGTCGCCCTCGGCAGCGGCGAGGGCCGGATCGCCTTCGTCGACAGGCAGGGCATCCCCGTCATGATCGACAAGTGGGGCCTGCTGCAGCGTCCCTTCTCGGGCCGCGGCCGCGGCGTCGTCGACCACATGGTCGACGTCACCGAGCAGATCCTGCAGGTGATGCGCGACGACTGCGGGCTCGAGGCGTGGATCGCCTTCGGCACCCTCCTCGGCGCCGCCCGCGAGGGCGGCGTGATCGGCCACGACTCCGACATCGACCTCGCCTACCTCAGCCACCGCACCACCCCCGCCGAGATGGTCGGCGAGCTCTACGACGTCACCCGTGCCCTCCGTGCGGCCGGGCTCGAGGTGCTCGCCAAGTCGGGCAGCTTCGTCACCGTGCTCTTCACCGCGCCCGACGGCGGCCAGGGCAGCATCGACGTCTACACGTGCTTCTACGTCGGCGACCTGCTGCACGAGACCGCGACCGTGCGCCAGGTCGTGCCCCTGACCGCGATCGAGCCGCTCGGCCAGCTCGAGTTCGAGGGCCGACTGCTGCCGGCACCGGCCGACCCCGACCGGATGCTGCAGGTCTCCTACGGCCCGTCGTGGCGCGTGCCCGACCCGTCCTTCCAGCACACGCCCGGGCCCGAGGTCACCGACCGGTTCCACGACTGGTTCGGCTCGCTGATGCGCCAGCGGCGCGACTGGGAGCGGGCCCTGGCCTCCGGCGCGGCCGAGGCGGCCCGCGAGGCCGAGCCCTCGGCGTACGCCGCGTGGGTGCTCGAGCGCACCGCCCCCGACGACCGGCTGGTCGAGGTCGGGTGCGGCAGCATGGCCGACGCGCTGGCGCTGGCGCGGGCGGGGCGCAGCGTGCTCGCCCTCGACTACGCCCGCTACGGCATGCGACCCGCCGCCCGGGCGGCCCGGCAGGAGGGGCTCGACCTCCGCTTCTCCCGGATGAACCTCTACGACCGGCGCGACGTGCTGACCCAGGCGGCCCTGGTCGCCCGCGACCGGCGCTCCCCGGGGCGCGCCGTGCTCGCGCGCGAGCTGCTCGAGGCGCTCGACCCCGACGGCGTCGAGGCGTTCTGGCGCTTCACCGCGATGGTCCTGCGCCCCGGGGGCCGGCTGCTGCTCGAGAGCACCTCGGCGCGACCGGCCGCGCTCGCGGAGCGCCGCGCCGAGCTGGGAGGGGGCCGACTGCGCGCCCTCGACCCGCGGCGCGTGGAGGCCGACGCGGTGGCCGCAGGGGGTCGGGTGGTCACGCGCGAAGGCGTGCTGGACGCCGCCGCGGCCCTGGCCGGCGGTCCGCCGGCGCGGTGGAGGATGGTCGTCGAGTGGGACGCGCCCCCGAGCAGTCGCGGCGCGACCGCGACCGGGGCGCCGCAACGAGCCGTGACCGAGGGACGGAGCACCACATGA
- a CDS encoding DUF6752 domain-containing protein, whose product MTERVHLHVGAPKSGTTYLQRVLETNREALGAAGVLVVGERHLDRVHAAMAVREDPRLESLPPEAATAWQRLVAQVRAWPGPSAVLSYELFAGADAEQVERALADLDGLEVHVVITARDLAAAVPSAWQERLKFALTTPLEQWRPRPESAGARAEWGWRTMDPAGVAARWGATLPPDRVHVVTVPRAAADRTELWRRFAEACDLPVTGLALEPQAANESLGVVAAELLRRVNEQVGDRISGNRQQALWLRDTLAHGVLAGLGRERIGLTDDQLREASERADAAVEAVRAARYSVHGDLEDLRARPVEGRTPGQVTDAELLQTATEALVRLLLLVRERTRERDAARRGDGGAPTGLRAVGAGVVRRVTAPRVEARTAQLQRRIAELEAEVARQRALHLRVAELGDVVTELLLPVAQQDARLTSQALHDYRERSL is encoded by the coding sequence ATGACCGAGCGGGTCCACCTCCACGTGGGAGCGCCGAAGTCCGGGACGACCTACCTCCAGCGGGTGCTGGAGACCAACCGCGAGGCGCTCGGCGCCGCGGGGGTGCTGGTCGTGGGGGAGCGCCACCTCGACCGGGTCCACGCCGCGATGGCCGTGCGCGAGGACCCCCGGCTCGAGTCGCTGCCGCCCGAGGCGGCCACCGCGTGGCAGCGCCTCGTCGCGCAGGTGCGCGCCTGGCCCGGCCCGAGCGCGGTGCTGTCCTACGAGCTCTTCGCCGGCGCCGACGCCGAGCAGGTCGAGCGGGCGCTGGCGGACCTCGACGGCCTCGAGGTGCACGTCGTCATCACCGCCCGCGACCTCGCCGCCGCGGTGCCGTCAGCGTGGCAGGAGCGGCTGAAGTTCGCCCTCACCACCCCGCTCGAGCAGTGGCGCCCGCGGCCTGAGTCGGCCGGTGCCCGCGCCGAGTGGGGGTGGCGCACCATGGACCCTGCGGGCGTCGCGGCCCGCTGGGGCGCCACCCTGCCGCCCGACCGGGTGCACGTCGTCACGGTGCCCAGGGCCGCCGCCGACCGCACCGAGCTGTGGCGTCGCTTCGCCGAGGCCTGCGACCTGCCGGTCACGGGGCTGGCGCTCGAGCCCCAGGCCGCCAACGAGTCGCTCGGGGTGGTCGCCGCGGAGCTGCTGCGCCGCGTCAACGAGCAGGTGGGCGACCGCATCAGCGGCAACCGGCAGCAGGCCCTGTGGCTGCGCGACACCCTGGCCCACGGCGTGCTCGCCGGGTTGGGACGCGAGCGCATCGGGCTCACCGACGACCAGCTGCGCGAGGCGTCCGAGCGGGCGGACGCAGCCGTCGAGGCGGTGCGCGCGGCGCGCTACTCCGTGCACGGCGACCTCGAGGACCTCCGCGCCCGCCCCGTCGAGGGGCGCACCCCCGGCCAGGTCACGGATGCCGAGCTGCTGCAGACCGCCACCGAGGCGCTGGTCCGGCTGCTGCTGCTCGTGCGGGAGCGCACCCGCGAGCGCGACGCCGCCCGCCGCGGCGACGGCGGTGCGCCCACCGGGCTGCGCGCCGTCGGCGCCGGGGTGGTGCGCCGCGTGACGGCACCGCGCGTCGAGGCGCGCACCGCCCAGCTGCAGCGGCGCATCGCGGAGCTCGAGGCCGAGGTCGCGCGTCAGCGAGCCCTGCACCTGCGCGTCGCCGAGCTCGGCGACGTGGTCACCGAGCTGCTGCTGCCGGTCGCGCAGCAGGACGCCCGGCTCACCTCGCAGGCGCTGCACGACTACCGCGAGCGGTCGCTGTGA
- a CDS encoding acyl-CoA dehydrogenase family protein: MGRLCETEGLTDIQAEILKTVRQFVEQKILPVATELEHADEYPTEIVEGLKELGIFGLMIPEEYGGLGESLLTYALVVEEIARGWMSVSGVINTHFIVAYMLMHHGTEEQKQKYLPRMATGEVRGSFSMSEPGLGSDVSAIKTKAVKQDDGSYAITGQKMWLTNGGSSNLIAVLVKTDEGADSVYRNMSTFLVEKEPGFGETAQGVTIPGKIEKMGYKGVDTTEAVFEGHRIGAEQILGGEPGKGFYQMMDGVEVGRVNVAARATGVANRAFELGAAYAQQRETFGKKIAEHQAILFRLAEMATKVEAAHAMMVKAARIKDKGQRNDVEAGMAKYLAAEYCNEVVEASFRIHGGYGYSKEYEIERLYRESAFLLIGEGTADIQKMIIGRSLLKDYQL, translated from the coding sequence ATGGGTCGCCTCTGCGAGACCGAGGGCCTCACCGACATCCAGGCAGAGATCCTGAAGACCGTCCGGCAGTTCGTCGAGCAGAAGATCCTGCCGGTCGCCACGGAGCTGGAGCACGCCGACGAGTACCCCACCGAGATCGTCGAGGGCCTCAAGGAGCTCGGCATCTTCGGCCTGATGATCCCCGAGGAGTACGGCGGCCTCGGCGAGTCGCTGCTGACCTACGCGCTCGTGGTCGAGGAGATCGCGCGCGGCTGGATGAGCGTCTCGGGCGTCATCAACACCCACTTCATCGTGGCCTACATGCTGATGCACCACGGCACCGAGGAGCAGAAGCAGAAGTACCTCCCGCGCATGGCGACGGGCGAGGTGCGCGGCTCCTTCTCGATGTCGGAGCCGGGCCTGGGCTCGGACGTCTCGGCGATCAAGACCAAGGCCGTCAAGCAGGACGACGGCTCCTACGCGATCACGGGCCAGAAGATGTGGCTGACCAACGGCGGCTCGTCGAACCTCATCGCGGTGCTCGTCAAGACCGACGAGGGGGCCGACTCGGTCTACCGCAACATGTCGACCTTCCTGGTGGAGAAGGAGCCCGGCTTCGGCGAGACCGCGCAGGGCGTCACCATCCCCGGCAAGATCGAGAAGATGGGCTACAAGGGCGTCGACACCACCGAGGCGGTCTTCGAGGGCCACCGCATCGGTGCCGAGCAGATCCTCGGCGGCGAGCCCGGCAAGGGCTTCTACCAGATGATGGACGGCGTCGAGGTCGGCCGCGTCAACGTCGCCGCCCGCGCGACCGGCGTCGCCAACCGCGCCTTCGAGCTCGGCGCCGCCTACGCCCAGCAGCGCGAGACCTTCGGCAAGAAGATCGCCGAGCACCAGGCCATCCTCTTCCGCCTCGCGGAGATGGCGACCAAGGTCGAGGCCGCGCACGCCATGATGGTCAAGGCCGCGCGCATCAAGGACAAGGGCCAGCGCAACGACGTCGAGGCCGGCATGGCGAAGTACCTCGCTGCGGAGTACTGCAACGAGGTCGTCGAGGCCTCCTTCCGCATCCACGGCGGCTACGGCTACTCCAAGGAGTACGAGATCGAGCGCCTCTACCGCGAGTCGGCGTTCCTGCTCATCGGCGAGGGCACGGCCGACATCCAGAAGATGATCATCGGCCGCTCGCTGCTGAAGGACTATCAGCTCTGA
- a CDS encoding glycerol-3-phosphate dehydrogenase/oxidase, which yields MTEGELDVLVIGGGVVGTGAALDAVTRGLRVGLLEARDWAAGTSSGSSKLVHGGLRYLEQLDFGLVREALRERSLILHHLCPHLARPVPFLYPLTHRVWERFYVGSGIALYDTLGGRKGVPGHRHLSRRQALREFPGLRADTLVGAIQYHDGQVDDARHTMFLARTAVHHGALAASSARVTGFLTEAGRVVGARVHDLETGEDLEVRARHVVNAAGVWTDEIQDMAGGRGSFGVRASKGVHVLVPRERIQSSTGLISKTATSVLFLIPWGRHWVIGTTDTDWSLDLAHPAASRADLDYLLEQANRLLAHPLTHDDVVGVYAGLRPLLAGESDATSKLSREHAVVSPVPGLTIVAGGKYTTYRVMARDAVDAAVAELPDAVPSSCTEKVRLVGADGYEADWNRRHRLAAEHGLHVARVEDLLHRHGSLVHEVLALLRADPDLARPLAHAPDHLRAEVVQAVRAEGALHLDDVLARRTRISITVPDRGVEAAEEVAELVAPVLGWDQVRAAREVRAYRERVAAERASQAEPDDSRADAARLVAADLRTGA from the coding sequence ATGACCGAGGGCGAGCTCGACGTGCTCGTCATCGGCGGCGGCGTGGTCGGCACGGGCGCCGCGCTCGACGCCGTGACCCGCGGCCTGCGGGTGGGGCTGCTGGAGGCCCGCGACTGGGCGGCCGGCACGTCGAGCGGGTCCAGCAAGCTGGTGCACGGCGGCCTGCGCTACCTCGAGCAGCTCGACTTCGGGCTCGTGCGCGAGGCACTGCGCGAGCGCTCGCTGATCCTGCACCACCTGTGCCCCCACCTGGCCCGGCCCGTGCCATTCCTCTACCCCCTGACCCACCGCGTGTGGGAGCGGTTCTACGTCGGCAGCGGCATCGCCCTCTACGACACCCTCGGCGGGCGCAAGGGCGTGCCGGGCCACCGCCACCTCAGCCGCCGCCAGGCGCTGCGGGAGTTCCCGGGCCTGCGCGCCGACACCCTCGTCGGGGCGATCCAGTACCACGACGGCCAGGTCGACGACGCCCGCCACACGATGTTCCTGGCACGCACGGCCGTGCACCACGGGGCGCTCGCGGCGAGCAGCGCCCGGGTCACCGGCTTTCTCACCGAGGCCGGACGGGTCGTCGGCGCGCGCGTGCACGACCTCGAGACGGGCGAGGACCTCGAGGTGCGCGCCCGGCACGTCGTCAACGCCGCCGGGGTCTGGACCGACGAGATCCAGGACATGGCCGGTGGGCGCGGCAGCTTCGGGGTGCGCGCCTCGAAGGGCGTGCACGTCCTGGTGCCGCGCGAGCGCATCCAGTCCTCGACCGGCCTGATCAGCAAGACCGCCACGAGCGTGCTCTTCCTCATCCCGTGGGGCCGTCACTGGGTGATCGGCACGACCGACACCGACTGGTCGCTCGACCTGGCGCACCCGGCGGCGAGCCGTGCCGACCTCGACTACCTGCTCGAGCAGGCCAACCGGTTGCTGGCGCACCCGCTCACGCACGACGACGTCGTGGGGGTGTACGCCGGGCTGCGGCCGCTGCTCGCGGGCGAGTCCGACGCGACCAGCAAGCTCTCCCGCGAGCACGCGGTGGTCTCGCCCGTGCCCGGTCTCACGATCGTGGCGGGCGGGAAGTACACCACCTACCGCGTCATGGCCCGCGACGCCGTCGACGCCGCCGTGGCCGAGCTGCCCGACGCCGTGCCGTCCTCGTGCACCGAGAAGGTGCGGCTGGTCGGCGCCGACGGCTACGAGGCCGACTGGAACCGTCGCCACCGCCTCGCCGCCGAGCACGGCCTGCACGTCGCCCGGGTCGAGGACCTGCTGCACCGCCACGGCTCGCTGGTGCACGAGGTGCTGGCGCTGCTGCGCGCCGACCCCGACCTGGCCCGCCCGCTCGCCCACGCACCGGACCACCTCCGGGCCGAGGTCGTCCAGGCGGTGCGGGCCGAGGGTGCGCTCCACCTCGACGACGTGCTGGCGCGGCGCACGCGGATCTCCATCACCGTGCCCGACCGAGGCGTCGAGGCGGCCGAGGAGGTGGCCGAGCTGGTCGCCCCCGTGCTCGGCTGGGACCAGGTGCGTGCCGCTCGGGAGGTGCGGGCCTACCGCGAGCGGGTCGCCGCGGAGCGGGCCTCGCAGGCCGAGCCCGACGACAGCCGCGCCGACGCCGCGCGGCTGGTCGCGGCAGACCTGCGCACGGGCGCCTGA
- the glpK gene encoding glycerol kinase GlpK, whose product MPDFVAAVDQGTTSTRCMVFDHAGREVARHQLEHQQILPRAGWVEHDPVEIWERTSSSIQTALNRAGLCATDLAALGITNQRETTVVWNRRTGRPYGNAIVWQDTRTDRIASVLDRDGRGDVIRRKAGLPPATYFSGGKLQWLLEHDERLRRDAEAGDALFGTTDSWVLWNLTGGTDGGVHVTDVTNASRTMLMDLETLDWDDELLGFFGVPRAMLPTIRPSSDPELHGRTRPTGPLGGEVPLAGILGDQQAAMVGQVCFAPGEAKNTYGTGNFLLLNTGEEPVRSDNGLITTVAYQLGAEKPVYALEGSIAVTGSAVQWLRDQLGIISGAAQSETLAREVEDNGGVYFVPAFSGLFAPYWRSDARGAIVGLSRFNSNAHIARATLESICYQSRDVADAMAKDSGVELEVLKVDGGVTANELCMQVQADVLGVEVSRPVVAETTALGAAYAAGLGVGFWKDTDELRANWAEDRRWSPTWSEEQREEGYRGWRKAVERTIDWVDVS is encoded by the coding sequence ATGCCTGACTTCGTCGCCGCCGTCGACCAGGGCACCACCAGCACCCGCTGCATGGTCTTCGACCACGCCGGTCGCGAGGTCGCCCGCCACCAGCTCGAGCACCAGCAGATCCTGCCGCGCGCCGGCTGGGTCGAGCACGACCCGGTCGAGATCTGGGAGCGCACCAGCTCCTCCATCCAGACCGCGCTGAACCGGGCCGGCCTGTGCGCCACCGACCTCGCCGCCCTCGGCATCACCAACCAGCGCGAGACGACCGTGGTGTGGAACCGCCGCACCGGGCGTCCCTACGGCAACGCGATCGTGTGGCAGGACACCCGCACCGACCGGATCGCCAGCGTCCTCGACCGCGACGGACGCGGCGACGTCATCCGCCGCAAGGCCGGCCTGCCGCCCGCGACGTACTTCTCCGGCGGCAAGCTGCAGTGGCTGCTGGAGCACGACGAGCGGCTGCGGCGCGACGCCGAGGCCGGCGACGCGCTCTTCGGCACCACCGACAGCTGGGTGCTGTGGAACCTCACCGGCGGCACCGACGGCGGCGTGCACGTCACCGACGTCACCAACGCCAGCCGCACGATGCTGATGGACCTCGAGACCCTCGACTGGGACGACGAGCTGCTCGGCTTCTTCGGCGTCCCCCGCGCGATGCTGCCGACGATCCGCCCCTCCTCGGACCCCGAGCTGCACGGCCGCACCCGCCCCACCGGTCCGCTCGGCGGGGAGGTGCCGCTGGCCGGCATCCTCGGCGACCAGCAGGCGGCCATGGTCGGCCAGGTCTGCTTCGCACCGGGCGAGGCCAAGAACACCTACGGCACCGGCAACTTCCTGCTCCTCAACACCGGCGAGGAGCCGGTGCGCTCCGACAACGGCCTCATCACCACCGTCGCCTACCAGCTCGGGGCGGAGAAGCCGGTCTACGCCCTCGAGGGTTCGATCGCCGTGACGGGCTCGGCCGTGCAGTGGCTGCGCGACCAGCTCGGCATCATCAGCGGCGCCGCGCAGAGCGAGACGCTGGCCCGCGAGGTCGAGGACAACGGCGGGGTCTACTTCGTGCCCGCCTTCAGCGGCCTGTTCGCGCCCTACTGGCGCTCCGACGCCCGCGGCGCCATCGTCGGGCTCTCGCGGTTCAACTCCAACGCCCACATCGCGCGTGCGACCCTGGAGTCGATCTGCTACCAGAGCCGCGACGTGGCCGACGCCATGGCCAAGGACTCCGGGGTCGAGCTGGAGGTGCTCAAGGTGGACGGCGGCGTGACGGCCAACGAGCTGTGCATGCAGGTGCAGGCCGACGTGCTGGGCGTCGAGGTGTCGCGACCGGTGGTCGCGGAGACCACCGCGCTGGGAGCGGCGTACGCCGCCGGCCTGGGCGTCGGCTTCTGGAAGGACACCGACGAGCTGCGCGCCAACTGGGCCGAGGACCGTCGCTGGTCGCCCACCTGGAGCGAGGAGCAGCGCGAGGAGGGCTACCGCGGCTGGCGCAAGGCCGTCGAGCGGACCATCGACTGGGTCGACGTCTCGTGA